The following coding sequences lie in one Mycobacterium sp. Z3061 genomic window:
- the fdxA gene encoding ferredoxin — protein sequence MTYTISQPCVDIKDKACIEECPVDCIYEGARMLYIHPDECVDCGACEPVCPVEAIYYEDDVPEQWSQYTQINADFFVELGSPGGAAKVGLTENDPQVVKDLPPQGEDD from the coding sequence GTGACGTACACGATTTCCCAGCCTTGCGTCGACATCAAGGACAAGGCTTGCATCGAAGAGTGCCCGGTGGACTGTATCTACGAGGGTGCCCGGATGCTGTACATCCACCCCGACGAATGCGTCGACTGTGGAGCATGTGAACCGGTCTGCCCCGTCGAAGCGATCTATTACGAAGACGACGTGCCCGAGCAGTGGAGCCAGTACACCCAGATCAACGCCGACTTCTTCGTCGAGTTGGGGTCGCCGGGTGGCGCGGCGAAGGTCGGCCTGACCGAGAACGACCCGCAAGTGGTCAAGGACCTGCCGCCGCAGGGCGAGGACGACTGA
- a CDS encoding NADPH-dependent 2,4-dienoyl-CoA reductase, whose translation MTSYPNLLSPLDLGFTTLRNRVVMGSMHTGLEDRAGHTDRLAEYYAERARGGVGLIITGGYAPNRTGWLLPFAAQLVSPAEARRHRQITRAVHDEGAKILLQILHAGRYAYHPLSVSASSIKAPINPFRPRTLSGRGVESTISDFVRCAQLAADAGYDGVEIMGSEGYLINQFLAPRTNKRTDSWGGTPAGRRRFPVEIVRRTRAAVGPDFIICYRMSMADYVEDGQTWDEIVTLATEVETAGATIINSGFGWHEARIPTIVTSVPNSGFVDISGALAGHVGIPVMASNRINMPQAAERILAETPVQLISMARPLLSDPDWVLKAQTERTNEINTCIACNQVCLDHAFAKKAVSCLLNPRAGHETTLTLSPTRRARSVAVVGAGPAGLAAAVGAAQRGHHVTLFDDNDFIGGQFDLARRIPGKEEFSETIRYYSAMLAKHGVDVRLGTRVAATDLTGYDDVVLATGVAPRLPRIPGVEHPKVLTYAQAITGVGAVGRSVAVIGAGGIGFDVSELLVTDRSPTLNVKEWRAEWGVLDPAAGHSARGCLTTALPAPPAREVYLLQRSTGPQGTRLGKTSGWVHRASLRAKGVRQFSGVSYERISDNGLLIRIGRDRPRLLPVDNVVLCAGQESVRDLENDLRRIGVAAHVIGGAALAAELDAKRAIRQGTELASRL comes from the coding sequence ATGACGTCGTATCCGAACCTGTTGTCTCCGTTGGACCTTGGCTTCACGACCCTGCGCAACCGGGTCGTCATGGGTTCCATGCACACCGGGCTCGAAGACCGCGCCGGCCACACCGACCGGCTCGCGGAGTACTACGCCGAACGGGCCCGCGGCGGCGTCGGACTCATCATCACCGGCGGCTACGCACCCAACCGCACCGGATGGCTGCTGCCGTTCGCCGCACAGCTGGTCTCCCCGGCCGAAGCCCGGCGCCATCGGCAGATAACCCGTGCGGTACACGACGAGGGCGCCAAGATACTGCTGCAGATCCTGCACGCCGGGCGCTACGCCTACCACCCGCTTTCGGTCAGTGCATCGTCAATCAAGGCGCCCATCAACCCTTTTCGACCTCGGACTCTCAGTGGGCGCGGTGTCGAGTCGACCATCTCCGATTTCGTCCGCTGCGCGCAGTTGGCCGCCGACGCCGGCTACGATGGCGTAGAGATCATGGGCAGCGAAGGCTATCTGATCAATCAGTTCCTGGCGCCGCGCACCAACAAACGCACCGACTCGTGGGGTGGCACACCGGCCGGCCGGCGCCGGTTCCCGGTCGAAATCGTGCGCCGCACCCGCGCCGCGGTCGGGCCCGACTTCATCATCTGCTACCGGATGTCGATGGCCGACTACGTCGAAGACGGTCAAACCTGGGACGAGATCGTCACGCTGGCAACGGAAGTGGAGACGGCCGGAGCAACCATCATCAACTCCGGCTTCGGCTGGCATGAAGCGCGGATTCCGACGATCGTCACCTCGGTGCCCAACAGTGGCTTCGTCGACATCAGCGGCGCCCTGGCCGGACACGTCGGCATCCCGGTCATGGCATCCAACCGGATCAACATGCCGCAGGCCGCCGAGCGGATCCTCGCGGAGACGCCGGTACAGCTGATCTCGATGGCCCGCCCGTTGTTGAGCGACCCGGACTGGGTGCTCAAGGCTCAGACCGAGCGGACGAACGAGATCAACACCTGCATCGCCTGCAACCAGGTCTGCCTGGACCACGCTTTCGCGAAGAAGGCGGTGTCGTGTCTGCTCAATCCCCGGGCCGGGCACGAGACCACCTTGACGCTGTCGCCGACGCGGCGGGCGCGCTCGGTGGCCGTCGTGGGCGCGGGTCCGGCCGGGCTCGCCGCGGCCGTCGGCGCCGCCCAGCGCGGACATCACGTCACGCTTTTCGACGACAACGATTTCATCGGCGGCCAATTCGACCTCGCCCGCCGGATCCCCGGCAAGGAGGAGTTCAGCGAAACCATCCGTTACTACTCGGCGATGCTCGCCAAACACGGCGTCGACGTCCGGCTCGGCACCCGGGTCGCCGCCACCGACCTCACCGGATACGACGATGTCGTACTGGCCACCGGCGTCGCGCCGCGCCTCCCCCGCATCCCGGGCGTCGAGCACCCCAAGGTGCTGACCTACGCCCAGGCGATCACCGGGGTCGGGGCGGTCGGCAGATCCGTCGCGGTGATCGGGGCAGGCGGCATCGGGTTCGACGTCAGCGAATTGTTGGTCACCGATCGGTCGCCGACTCTGAACGTCAAAGAGTGGCGGGCCGAGTGGGGCGTACTCGACCCCGCCGCAGGACACTCGGCGCGCGGGTGCCTGACCACGGCGCTGCCGGCGCCGCCGGCGCGAGAGGTGTACCTCTTGCAGCGCAGCACGGGCCCCCAGGGCACCCGGCTGGGCAAGACCAGCGGGTGGGTGCACCGGGCATCGCTGCGAGCCAAGGGAGTCCGCCAATTCTCCGGGGTCAGTTACGAACGCATCAGCGACAACGGGCTGCTTATCCGAATCGGTAGGGACCGGCCCCGGCTACTACCGGTGGACAACGTGGTGCTGTGCGCCGGACAGGAGTCGGTGCGCGACCTGGAAAACGATTTACGCCGCATCGGGGTGGCAGCGCACGTCATCGGCGGCGCCGCGCTGGCCGCCGAACTGGATGCCAAGCGCGCCATCAGGCAGGGCACCGAATTGGCGTCCCGGTTGTGA
- a CDS encoding hemophore-related protein: protein MRLSFIGMGVAAGAAAVSLGLGAGVASADPFDGVVNTTCTYPQVIAALNATNPGAAAQFNSSPIAQSYLQRFLASPPPARAQMAAQLQAMPGAAQYIGVVGEVAGVCNNY, encoded by the coding sequence ATGAGGCTGTCGTTTATCGGAATGGGTGTCGCCGCCGGCGCCGCCGCCGTGTCGTTGGGTTTGGGAGCCGGTGTCGCCTCGGCAGATCCGTTCGACGGAGTCGTCAACACCACCTGCACATACCCGCAGGTGATCGCCGCGCTGAACGCAACCAACCCGGGTGCGGCTGCGCAGTTCAACTCGTCGCCGATCGCGCAGAGCTACCTGCAGCGGTTCCTGGCTTCGCCGCCGCCCGCCCGGGCGCAGATGGCGGCCCAGCTGCAGGCTATGCCTGGTGCTGCGCAGTACATCGGCGTTGTCGGCGAAGTCGCCGGCGTCTGCAACAACTACTGA
- a CDS encoding PadR family transcriptional regulator has product MALPHAILVSLCEQAGSGYELARRFDRSIGYFWNATHQQIYRTLRAMEDKDWVRATTVAQHGRPDKRVYTVSACGRQELARWIAEPLRRPRPGRGTALSDNGTRDIAVKLRGAVYGDIDAVRAQVDALRAERAASLDTYRSLQRRGFPDPSMLRDGALHQYLVLRGGIRAEESAVEWLDEVARALREKS; this is encoded by the coding sequence GTGGCACTGCCTCACGCGATCCTGGTCTCGCTGTGCGAACAGGCCGGTTCCGGGTACGAGTTGGCTCGCCGCTTCGATCGCTCGATCGGCTATTTCTGGAACGCAACGCACCAGCAGATCTACCGGACACTGCGCGCCATGGAGGACAAGGACTGGGTCCGGGCCACCACCGTGGCTCAGCACGGCCGCCCCGACAAAAGGGTCTACACGGTCTCCGCCTGCGGCCGCCAAGAATTGGCGCGCTGGATCGCCGAGCCACTGCGACGGCCCCGGCCCGGCCGCGGTACCGCGTTGAGCGACAACGGCACCCGCGACATCGCGGTCAAGCTGCGAGGAGCGGTCTACGGCGACATCGACGCCGTGCGGGCCCAGGTCGACGCCCTGCGCGCGGAGCGTGCCGCGTCACTGGACACCTACCGCTCACTGCAGCGGCGCGGCTTCCCCGACCCGTCCATGTTGCGCGATGGCGCGTTGCACCAGTACCTCGTCCTGCGCGGCGGCATCCGCGCCGAGGAAAGCGCCGTCGAGTGGCTCGACGAAGTGGCCCGGGCACTGCGGGAGAAGTCATGA